CCCTAAACCTttcttgtcatctcttcccaCCGAAAGTATGGATTCAAGATTTGATGCTCGAATTAAACTTGGACAAAGTTTCGGTTGTTTTTGAAGTTTTTCTTTGGTCTTTCCCAGTTCCAGGTCCTTTTTGCTCAGAATTACTTCAAATTTGGCAACCACAGCTTTTAGATCAGTGTTTTCCTTTACAAGAGTGGAGTTaagcttgtttcttttggtccaatcctcaaacaactcttcataaagcttttgaacactctcaagagttatctcttcatcatcagctTCCGATTCATCATCCACAGTCGAGTCTCCAGAAGTTGTGGATTTTAAGCACACTAAttttttgcagatgttgcggccaggtgtggcaacacctagggcaacacctaaaggattcaCCTGCAGCCTGCGATTTTctgtcaataatgcagtcaaggaGGTGTGATTATCTTCATCATTGGATTTCTCCTCATCATCAGATTCTTCATCGCATAGAGATGCATTGTAGCCTTTGTTCTTTCGCAGTCTGTTGGCACATTCATTTGCATAATGTCCAAACCCCTTGCACTCTCTACACTCCACTGTatcatattttcttgagttaAATTGTTCTCTGCCTTCATTCCTTGGTTGAGATTGTTGCTTGGCAGGAAACCTTTGTGGTCTTTCAGGTTCAGCAAGACTTGGAAATTTTGAgggttgtgcatccttcttcttatctcTGATTCTTTTCAAGTAATCCCCGAATTTCTTTATGATAAAGGAGATAGAGTCCTCACAAAGGTCTGATTCATTGACTTCTTGGGATATTTGTAGGAGGTCATTGTAGGTGTCATTTGAAGCTTGAAATGCAATTGTtttccctttatccttcttctGCATGTCTATGTTCATCTCAAAAGTTTGAAGTAAACTGATAAGATCTTCCAAAGCCATTTGCGTTGTGTCTTTAGCTTCATCTATCGcacaaatttttatgttgaatcttTCGGGCAAAGAACGAAGAACCTTACTAACTAATCGTTCATTGGAGATGGGATCTCCAAGACTGAATGCCTCGACTAAACGCCTCATTAGCAATTTTTCGTAGGCGACGATCATATTCCAGTATGTTCTCAAATTcttccatcctcatcatctcgaaCTTGGAAGTAACAATCCTCAGTCTTGTTCGTCGCACACTCTCAGAACCTTCACAGTGTCTTTGTAGAATATCCCATGCATCCTTGGCCGAGACACAATTAGTAATAAGCCTGAACATGTTCGTATCAACCGAAGAAAAAATGGCATTTAGTGCCTTTGAGTTGTAGTTTGAAATTTGTACTTCATCAGTAGTCCAGTTACTCTCCGATTTTATCAGACTATCACCATCTTCATCTATTCTCCTTGGTGGAGACCAACCGCTTAGTACTCTTTGCCATGCTCTCTCATCTATGGATTTTATATGAAACCGAATTTTGACCTTCCATAGACTGTAATTGGTTCCATCTAAGACTGGTGGCCGAAGTGTTGTGTTTGCGAGTGATGGATccatttgatatttttttgtcaaacaaaacaaaaaaccaaaaccagcacttagtatatcaagagtaggctctgatatcacttgtaAAAAATAGTGTTCGACAGGTATGAATAACTATATCAAAAGTAGTGTAAAATCGTAAATttatgttttatcagaattgagtgttgtgtcaaatgttacaacatttaagacaatatgcagcggaatattaaagtttgttacacaaattcactttaagTAAATAGATGAACGAGAataaatatgcacaagtataaatacttgtgcgctGCCTTATGACAAAAATTATCACTAGAAAATTAAATCGATTACAaaaaacctatcactagtgattgaaactaaaatcaatttcctcaacacgttGAGAAGATAAAAGCTTTCTAAAACAATTAACAATACTAAAACATCAATtaagaaagcaaaaacgtgaTGCCAAAAACATCTATAATGTTAgtgaacaaaattataattacattaatataatataaataatacgaacaaaatattaaaaaaattaattaaattacctTCTCAGACTGTAATTATACGGAACTTGTAATAATATCAACGGACGATGCTAATATCTGAAATAAATGACaagtattataaaaaaaaaattacttcttAATatgtaattataatattatcaacgAAATTAAACATTACATCATCGTATCTCTACAAATGAAATTGAcgataaaatcaacaaataatattaatatatgatcaAAGTAGAAAAGATGGATTTTGCACAAATAAATCGAATGAAAAAAATAAGTTGCGAGAATGAATATGAGGAACAATTATTTTCGACGATGATGGAAATAATACCCGCGTTCCTAAACTAAGTGCTTAGAGTTCGTGACAGTGTATCCCGGATTTgccttagcgacggtttttgcttAAACCGTTgccaatagcgacggtttttatttaaaccgtcgccaatcttccttttattttttttaaaatccgtGCCCCcacttttttttccttttttttaaaaaaaataaaaattaaaaagatgAATCAGGGACAGTAATTCCCGAATTGTACTACTTTTACAAATCCTCACAATTTGCCATATTTTTACAatagttttattaatttataataatttaaaaaaaacccaaTCCCCGGTGCTTCTATCTGACACCTTTCCGTGCATTTCATCGCCAAGTCTTACTTCTCCATGATAACCAAATTACTGCTCAAGGTTTAATCCTGTGAATTTattggattttaatttaaaaacgatttttattttaacaataTTTTACGGATTTTAGCCTATTATTATATTTACTTTATTTGTATATAATGCAAGATTCGTAGATAAAGaccttaaatatattttaataccaTGAGGTCAATTTCGCAAGGTTGATCATGAAATTCATCATGTgtgtactgtatattctaaatatatttctagtcgattcagtcgtCTAAAATAAGAATTAGGCTGCTCTAGACTAGTATATGTGATATAAATGTCACGTTTCATTAGTAAATGTATAGAGATGTTCATTCGTGCAGATGAGTGATCATGGAATGGATCACTGGACAACTCTCCGGCGAGTCTCGATATCCTATATGATATGTTTAGTTAATAGTGCAATGCATCTTTTGCTAGCTAAGATACATGATAAATAAAGAGTCATGATATCACGATGATTCATAATATAAGAGTCCTGGTAGGAATCTATTAATGAAAGCCAATTAAATACATGTTGGGAATTGTTGACAAGATACTAGACAACACAATCTCTCAATTATCTCTCTCTCCTCCCTAAGAAACTCGACCAACACCCCTTTTGAAGAACTGATTGGTCGAGCTCCTCCCGCACCTACCGTACGTCGCCGCTGCCCCACTCCCCTCCGCCGTCAGAGGTGAAATTTAGTCGTTCCAATCTCGATGAAAATTTCGAATAGATCTCTAGTGCGATCTATATGAGGGACAAAAACTTCAATCGTGGACCGGATTGGGAGATTGAATAATGGAGGTTGATCCAATTGATTTGTTCGTAGAGAATTACAAGAAACGTCATTACCGCATAAACACTGGGATAGTTGGAACCATAATTAAGAACATTGGGATAGTTGGAGCCATAATTAAGAACACAGAGATAAATTAAACTAAACATCTTATGAGTGGTTTTAAATCATATGACGCCCATTGAACGTTTTGAACGTCAAAACAAAATTTGTAAAAACTCATGTTGCTCCACTGATGCGAGAAAACAGTATTTCAATAGTGGTATCCGAACCTTGTTTTCTCAATAGTATGATTCGTTGTTATTTTGAATTGTGTTGAGTTGTTAATTTCAAACCGCATGAGGATATCCAAAATTGTAGcgcatataaaatttatttttagaattaaaaaaaatcgacgTTGCCCGGGATAGTTTCAGACAGCGCTGCCCAGCGAGGGAGTACGCTGCCCTgcatagaattttaaaaaatatattaatttttctaTTGTTTTGCACTGGAGAGCGTACTGCCATGTGTGATGGGGTGGCTGCCTGAGCAATACTAGCTGCGGAAAGTCAGCGTGGAAAGGAGCCCGAGATGGTCTTGGGCAGCCATTTCTTGCACAATGTCGAATTATTTTGGGCCCGGGTgcaatttttcctttttcaaaagtttttgggtttgatattttatgaaaatttgatCAAAATTACCaatgtaataattttttttataaaattatggatttttcttataaaataaataattagaatttgattttaactatctatatctatatatatctatatatataagcagagtttttgccaaaaatagtaattttcccgccaaaatgtcatttctaaaaagAGAAAGATTTATCATGAATATTGATAAatgtgtactgcaataaatgatcacttcaattattgtttgcattgattatatcaattcatttaattaaattttgaatttaattaatttttatattaattcaaatgtaatttatgtattatatgtttttttatttttttactcaaattgaaACTAAACTTTATTGAAAACGTAAACTATATTAAacttttgcattgattatatcaatcagtttaaataaaaattgtataaataaatttaaaaaacaaatgaTTGAAAtgtttcaaaaatatattttgctattttaagtaatttcatGCCCTAATTACTTActaaaaaagaaatataatatttaattatttatttaattttctaaaaataaaattggttgagTATTAAAAGTTATTACTACAACAATGTTTTCCAATGAACATTAATTTACCATTTcataatcataatttttttttatctcaaatacatgttatttcgaaattacCTTAGTTTAAAAGAATTAATGCGTTGtagttttcttccaaaactatatgtatattgtatatcttgaattgtcttcttaaaaattcaaataagagagcacagagaaaattaaaagagatatATTCAAAAGAGTTTCAAATAAACATTAAATTACTCTCAATAAACGAGTATATTACCCTAAATAATCAGAAATGTTTGACACTCAATGCATGCAATTCGAGATTTCCATAATTTGAAATAGGTAATGTATGATATAATTTTGTCAAAAGCAtccaatgtataatttttgtcacatgggatgtcttatttgaattttaaattataaataatgcaatattgcatattatattagaaaccaattttattctatttatcttactaaatttatctactccaaaattgaattctgaaatgactcCTATTTTCAGcaccatatatgagttgaatcatTACAAGATGTAATGTTggtttaaatttagatttgttcGTTGTTATGAACTACCTACATATAGAAACAACGAGAACAACGAGACATTAAGTTTGAAATCTGTCTTTCATGATcgagaagtaaaaaatattattcttcgatttgtacaaaattttaattattacgtattactatcgtgataattttcttctatattacaAAGTTCACAGATATATGATACtataaaatgtcccgtaatgAAAATGATTAAACCAATTCTAAAGAAAGTACGCATTTTATTAGAAGACatcttataaaatttattgatattattttggaatacacatagtaaatgttaataaaataacttttctgatTTATATATAGTTTACTTATGATCACATGTTTCATTTTTTTCGGAATAATAGACTGGTGTGTATATTATGAAGAGATTTTGTATATAAAATCACAACCCATTTGtataaagatattgatgaaacaattatttttatcattctaatgtgtcaaacacgtgtcatgtcacaaaattgtttgtgaatgtggatttagacaaatttactaaattttttaaaaaatatttctcattaattttattgaatgtgatttaaaaatattttttttatcacatgataaaaaataataatatatagtttctcgaaaattacaaaattaaatatgtattaaggttggtggtcgacatcaatacactaaatatGATAAGCATCATGTCATTGACTTAGGctaacacaatctaaaattttgatatatgatagtgattattagccaaaaaaattaaaCGACATGCGTTgtatttaagaatttttttaaaaattagcgaaaaatagtttttatttttattttttataattatattatttttttcaatttaaatatctattcatttttcactaatttttaataatatcatcccGTGCATCGTACATGTTAAATACTAGtttatggtaaaaaaaaaaagttctacaagaaatttatttattaataaattaattgaaattaaataaagagatttaattttttaatttacttttaatTATGACAATTAATGATAAATTTCCAAGATACAtgatttgatgataatatgttatattatgtttttcatacaatagaTAATGTATGGAAAAAGAATGATTGAGAGCTGTGACTAATGTGCTAGGTGCATGTTAGGTTTtacatttaatat
The Primulina tabacum isolate GXHZ01 chromosome 9, ASM2559414v2, whole genome shotgun sequence DNA segment above includes these coding regions:
- the LOC142504532 gene encoding uncharacterized protein LOC142504532 encodes the protein MDPSLANTTLRPPVLDGTNYSLWKVKIRFHIKSIDERAWQRVLSGWSPPRRIDEDGDSLIKSESNWTTDEVQISNYNSKALNAIFSSVDTNMFRLITNCVSAKDAWDILQRHCEGSESVRRTRLRIVTSKFEMMRMEEFENILEYDRRLRKIANEAFSRGIQSWRSHLQ